TCAGGCGCCAAGGCAACGTCAGGGTTGACGACCACGATGATCTCGGCGCGACTCTTCGCGAATCCGCGATTGACGCCAGCCCCGTAACCCAAGTTCTGGTCACATTCATCTACTTCGATTCGAAGACTCGTGAATGGAGCCAAAGCGGCTCGATCGAAGGCACGAGGGCCGTTGTGCCAAAGGTAAATCACTCCGATGTCTTTTGACTGCAGCTCCAACGAGCGGAGCAGGGGAAGAAGCAGGTCTGGATTGCCGAAACTAACAGTCACCACATCCGGCTTCATCGATTCACTCCGACGGCTCACTCGCCTCCGGAGCGAGCGCTCCGGGAGAGTCGTTCCACCTTCTCCTGAAGCAGGGCCAGGTCCTGTGTCAGGGTGATCGAGCGCCTCTCGAGGCGAGAAAGAGAAATCAGACTCAAGAGGTGCACGAAGGTCAGCGTGCCCAGGCCGACCGAAAAGAGCAGATTCGCCGGCAGCGTAAACCCGAGAATCGAGACGATCTCGGGCGCGAAGTGGAGCAGAAAGAACCCAGCTCCCAGCCCCAACATCAAGAGCAAAAAAAGCAAGCTCGCCTGGAGCGCGAGGCGGCGCTTGAACACCAAGTAAAGGATCAGCAGGGCGAAGCCGATGCAGATGGCACCGAAGGCTGCGTACCTTTCGAGCTCGCCTCCTGTCACGTGCGTCAAGCCTCGCGACGCTCCAGATGGCGAGACACCGTCAACATCAACGAGATACTCACGCAGAGCATGTAGTGAGCGACCCTCAAGCCAAAGATACTGCTCAATCCACCCTGCCTTGGTTCCATGTGCACCTGTACTTCCACGAGAGTCAGCCCCGCGGCGCCAGCAATCGCCAGCGATTCGGGCTCGGGGTAGTCGTAGGGGTAAACCTCGTCGAAGAGCTGGAGGGCGCGGCGACCGAACAGCCGAAAGCCCGACGTGGGATCGACCACCTTGATGCCGGCGAAGAGCCGCAGCAGGAACGAAAGCCACCCGATGCCCACGCGGCGCAGACGGGTGCTTTGAAAGCCCACGCGCTCGAGAAAACGCGAGCCGATGATGAGGTCGGGCGCGCCGTGGGTGTCGTAGGCGTCGAGCAGCTTCGCCAGCTCGTCGGGCGGATGCTGGCCGTCTCCGTCGATCTGGGCTGCCCAGTCGTAGCCGTCACGGGCGGCGAGGCGCAGGCCCGTTTGCACGGCGGCCCCAATGCCCAGGTTGTGGCTGAGGCGCGCCACGCGGGCGCCCCGGGCACGGGCGATGGCGGCGGTCCCGTCGACAGAGCCGTCGTCGACCACGAGCACGTCCAGCTGCACCCGGTCGCGCAGGGTCGCGGCCGCGCGGTCGAGCCTGTCGAGCAGGCGTGGCAGCGCCTCCTCTTCGTTGAGGCACGGGACGATCACGAGCAGCTTGCGACGGGACATCGGGCGCACCGACGCTAGCGCACGAAGCGCCAGGCGCCAAACCGATCCGGCGCTCAGGCCCGCGAGGAAGGCGCGACCTGCGTCACGAGCGCGTCAGGCCCGATACGCTGCCCGGTGCCGCTGGGCGTGGCCTGGGTGACGCGGCAGAGGCGGCCCCGCTCGAGGCGCAAGAAGGCTTCGTTTTGGCTTGTGACGTCGCGCGTCTGGAGCTCGAAGGCCGTACGCCCCTCGAGCCCACAGCCAAACCACTTCGTACGGCCCTTTTCCTTCTTGAGGTCACTCACCACCCGAAGCCAGGTGGGATCCCGAGGGGCGGTGCCCTGCGGGGCGATGACCAGGTACGAAAAATCCGCCCGGGTGTTCTGCGCCCGGGGCGCGCTGTCGTGGCACCAGTCTCGCGGATGGGCCAGCGCGGGACAGGGCGCCTGGGTGAGGCAGGGGGCCACGACGAAGGCGCCCGCGGCAACCAGGTGATCGCGCACCTGCAGCAGCGCGCGCGAGGTCTCCTTGAGGGCGGGCTCGATGATGAGGAGGTGCCCCTCGGGGGCCAACCAGCTGGCCAGCCAGGACCGCACACGTTCCGCCCGCACCGAGGGCTCGTGGGAGGCGAACTCGTTCAAGAGGTGGGCCGCGACGATGAGGTCGAAGCGCCCGCGCACGCCCTCTGGCAGGCCGGAGCGCGACAGATCGGCCACCACCGTGATGCCGGGGCCGGCGACCCGGTCCACCGTCACCACCTCGAGCCCGGTTCCGAAGCGCGCTCTCAGGGTGTGCGCCACGATGCCCGTGCCGGCGCCCAGGTCCAACACGCGGCGGGGCACGAGACCCGGAACGTGCAGATCGAAGATCCGCGTGAGCATGGCCGCCGTGCGCGGCGCAATCTCGGCGGCATAGTCCGCCCTCAGGCCGGCGTCGGCCAGGTAGGGTGTGCCCACGAGCGCACGCGGGCCTACCAGGCCCTCGTGGATGCGGGAGCGGCGTTTTCCAGGGGCAGACATGAGCGCGCGACGA
Above is a genomic segment from Myxococcales bacterium containing:
- a CDS encoding DUF2304 family protein produces the protein MTGGELERYAAFGAICIGFALLILYLVFKRRLALQASLLFLLLMLGLGAGFFLLHFAPEIVSILGFTLPANLLFSVGLGTLTFVHLLSLISLSRLERRSITLTQDLALLQEKVERLSRSARSGGE
- a CDS encoding glycosyltransferase family 2 protein, with product MSRRKLLVIVPCLNEEEALPRLLDRLDRAAATLRDRVQLDVLVVDDGSVDGTAAIARARGARVARLSHNLGIGAAVQTGLRLAARDGYDWAAQIDGDGQHPPDELAKLLDAYDTHGAPDLIIGSRFLERVGFQSTRLRRVGIGWLSFLLRLFAGIKVVDPTSGFRLFGRRALQLFDEVYPYDYPEPESLAIAGAAGLTLVEVQVHMEPRQGGLSSIFGLRVAHYMLCVSISLMLTVSRHLERREA
- a CDS encoding small ribosomal subunit Rsm22 family protein, which gives rise to MSAPGKRRSRIHEGLVGPRALVGTPYLADAGLRADYAAEIAPRTAAMLTRIFDLHVPGLVPRRVLDLGAGTGIVAHTLRARFGTGLEVVTVDRVAGPGITVVADLSRSGLPEGVRGRFDLIVAAHLLNEFASHEPSVRAERVRSWLASWLAPEGHLLIIEPALKETSRALLQVRDHLVAAGAFVVAPCLTQAPCPALAHPRDWCHDSAPRAQNTRADFSYLVIAPQGTAPRDPTWLRVVSDLKKEKGRTKWFGCGLEGRTAFELQTRDVTSQNEAFLRLERGRLCRVTQATPSGTGQRIGPDALVTQVAPSSRA